The Megalobrama amblycephala isolate DHTTF-2021 linkage group LG18, ASM1881202v1, whole genome shotgun sequence genome segment aaaatcaagtcccatcCTAGATTTATTCTtgtttaagaatttttttaacagatttttattttggatAAAACAAGAGAAGAAATGTCAAAACAGTTTTAACTCTGACTTTGAAACACAATTTAAAAAAGTGCCAATCCAAACTGAATTCATATAGCAAAACCCGCATATGCACTATATGTACCGTGAGAGAGCAATCTGAAATCAAAGCATACACAGCCCCAGAAGTCATCAGGACCCTCTTCTCCACTCATCCGTCTCTCCACCCATCTGTCACTCCATCTCTCCGTCAGTTTGAAATGTCAGCGGCATCAATCTTCAAGCAGAGAGTACTGATATGTCTAACCCTGCGTGAAGTTCAGGACCCCGGGTAATAAACATCCTGACAGCTGAGACGGCCCCTCAGTCTTTTAGCATCGCCAAAAACACGGATGAGAAGAAAATTGGAGCCGTGTAcccacgcacacacacagtgtcTCAGGAGCTCTCCAGCACAGTAGAAACTGTGTAGATCTGTGTCTTCAGTCTCTTCTTCATCTCTCTGATCATTTGACAGAGGGCCAGAGGGTAGCAGCAATATACCGTAGTCCAGTCCTCACACACGCTGCCCTAGAGACACAACAGCACACTGTAATGCATTCTTAATTTAATATAGCCAGACAAATTAGGGTTTGTAGATTTCTAAGTAAGGATACATTTCCCTGATATTGATTTAACACCCCCCTCCAAGTCAAGGAATCTAGTTATGGAATTTCATTTAAGGAATCTTCATCTAACTGTCAAATACTGGATGTGTTTTACTTCTTAGCACAAGAAGGATATGACAAGATAAATCTGTACACCTAGAGGAAACATTGTTAATAGGTTTTTTAGGTCACCGTAATCCATTGTTCAGCGGAAACTCAAGTTTACCGTGATATCTGAGTAGAGATGTTGGTTCTCACATTAAAGGCCCAAGGTATAGTAACGTATAATGACGTAAAGCTAACGTATATGTTTTTACGTGTACATTAGTGTAAGCATACAGTCGAATGCATAGCCTTTCAAAGCCTACTCCATTTGATAGCGTGTACGAACCAAGTGTTCcgcacaagtcctgaaaagtgaagccgaAGCATTTTGTTCGCCCCCTGATGGCCGGCTACAGTATAGGTCAAACTTAAAAATccaattacatttcaaataattttttccaaagatggtttctgtcattttaggtagTTCTCATCATGCAGACGTATGTTCAAGTGTTCGTTTTCCCAATAAGTTtgggttttagttagttatatgatgctataaaaatgggGCGCGGCAACATGTCAGTCATATGAGATCCGCCAATAGcgaaccatccaatcaattccccatggacaaaatcaagtcccgcccttcatttgttcttgttcaagaagtTGTTTCACTCAGAATTACGTCATGATATATACTATTGCagcttctgtttcatgccgacttgaaataatgttagaatggtttattaaataattataatggtatataatgttataatattcaattacaaataaataataagtaaGGATTTGTTTCCCTGATGTTGATTTAACATTCCCCTCCAAGTCAAGGAATATGGTTCTCACATTAAAGACCCAACGTATACGAATGTATAAAGTAAAGCTATTgtatatgttgttgtttttttttttttttttttttttacgtgtaCGCTAGCATAAGCATACAGTCGAATACGTAGCCTACTCCATTTGATACCATGTGCGAACCAAGTGTGCCGCACAATTACTGAAAAATCAAAGCCCCCTAGTGGCCAGCTGCAGTTTAGGTCATAAACCCTGCCCTCTCCTTGTAATCGAATGGGACGTGAGCCAAACTTAAAAATCCAATTACatttccaatattttttttttcaaaaagtggtTTCTGTTCAAGTGTTCGTTTTCCCAggaagtttggttttagttagttatttgatgctataaaaatgggGTGTaatgtcatgattgacagctgtgcttGTGACTGAGTCTGCGGGAGCGGGAGTGTGGGTGGGACCTTGATACCGCGGCTCCACCTCAGGATCACTACTGCGTAGACTCTGGCTCCGAATGACGAAATCGGCAATGATTATTACTGGGatattttggcttcattttatttattttttacagtggaaGGACACactgtccttttttttttttttacagtctatggtgcgAACACAGGCAGTCAACACATCGCTCTAGAAAGTTTCATCTTTGTCTAGTGTCTGCGCTATTTTTGTTCAAGTTATGACTGataaaaatgtcttcttttaaactaaagttGCGGCAATCTCATATCCTCCTTACACAAGCGCTTGTCAATACGGGTGTCTGTTATTGCAGTCTCTGGTATTTTGTTGTTCCATCTCTTTAGTTTGGTTTTCTACTATGAAACAACGGTCCGGGCCActgttgccaccttgtggaacaACTGATTAGTGCAAAACAAATTCAATGCGCATGTGCGGTTACAAAAATCGGGCGGCGTGCGTACTATTCTAGTGATGAAATTTGCGTACTCATAAAAACTGAAGTATACTATGGGGTTTAAGGTGAACTTTCTGGCACATCCATCTTGATTTCAGTGTAGCTGGCTCAAATGGTGGcagaaagtttttttgttttcgtttttgttttttaaacaattaatcaATTTGAAAATGTTACTGCTTGACTTTTGTTAATTATTGTTACTAATCCTAAATTACTACATCATTTCAAACTTAAgtttttaattcatataattattaaCATGAAAAGATAATGAGTAATTAAGCATAAAAAATGGAATAGATAAATGAGTAATTTTTTGTTAGTTtcattcagtaaaaaaaaaaaagcaaaatgtgTTATGGTATTGAAGATCACTGCAAAAAtgtgtaatcattgttttaactattgaaggtgccctcgaatgaaaaattgaatttatcttggcatagttaaataacaagagttcagtacatggaaatgacatacagtgagtctcaaactccattgtttcctccttcttatgtaaatctcatttgtttaaaagacctcagaagaacaggcgaatctcaacataacaccgactgttacgtaacagtcggggtgtacgcccccaatatttgcatatgccagcccatgttcccaacattataaaaggcattagacaagggcagccagtattaacgtctggatgtgcacaaccaaatcatcagactaggtaagcaagcaagaacaatagcgaaaaatggcagatggagcaataataactgacatgatccatgatatcatgatatttttagtgatatttgtaaactgtctttctaaatgtttcgttagcatgttgctaatgtactgttaaatgtggttaaagttaccatcgtttcttactgtattcacggagacaagagagccgtcgctattttcatttttaaacacttgcagtctgtataattcataaacacaacttcattctttatgaatctctccaacagtgtagcattagccgttagccacggagcactatcaaactcattcaaaatcagaagtaaacaatataacagtatacaatactcacataatccgacgcatgcatgccgcatgcatgacgaacactttgaaaagatccattttgagggttatattagctgtgtaaactttgttaaggcactgttcaaggcaagcgcgagctctgtgggcggagagcacgggatttaaaggggccgcagcataaaatcggtgcgtttataatgatgccccaaaataggcagttaaaaaaattaattaaaaaagaatctatggggtattttgagctgaaacgtcacagacacattcaggggacaccttagacttatattacatcttttaaaaacataatctagggcacctttaaacaccaTTGCTCGATACCAAACagggttattatcgttaactaaataaactaaaaccattaaaaaaaaaaaaaaaaatctgttactttaaacaaaataatgttaaataaaatacaaaaattatttctcattttcattagtTTAACTTAAAAGTACTACCTAAATAagctaaaactaataaataaaaattaatgaaaCTATACATAcgaaaaaaaatgttggtagAACTGGATATTGGATATAGAATTGCATAGCAAAATAgtcaattaaaatataatagtaaTTGGAACATGCAAAATGATATtcttgcatatttttttttgtttgtttcattttaaaaaaataataattttgcataTTTAATAGATCAAATCGATCTCAGGATCTTCTTCGTTTTTGTTAGCACTGTTTCCTAATGCCTGTGAAGTTTTTAGTCTGTGAAAACTCCAAAACTCAATTTCCAGCATGTCACATTGTTTACATTACTGCTGAATCCTTACCCTGATTTTAAAGCGCTCTCTGATGCCCACCCTCATGGCGAACGTGGAGCCGGGCAGCATAGGCAGACACACGCATTCTCCATACTGATGAGCCAGACTCAGGTCCAAACAACACGGCACAAACGCACCCATCAGAACTGCACAGAAGAGGGGAGAGATGCTTTGAGACGTGGGCTGGGATCTGTCGAGAAACTCTGAGCATCAGTGCTTATCTGCAATTAGTCTAACActgactgcaaaaaaaaaaaaaaaaaaggattcaaTTCTGATAAATATGACtttgaaagagaaatcaatgTCCTTGGAAAAAGCAGGATTTTGTTTTATGCCCAGGTTTACTTTAAATTAATGGAAAATCATTACCAATTTATAATCATTAAGGAACGTCATTAACTTTTAATGATTGTGAAACGGTACACAAAACACTGGATTAGGAAAACAACAGTAATTACTTCAAGCGTGTACATGGTAGACTACATACTAAGACCAAAAAAGTTTGACCTCTAAGattttttaagtcatttttgcGATTTGTGAAATAATCTGTGGATATGTATTTTCAGCAGGATACCGTACATCTTTTGGACAAATTTAATTATGTTTAACTGTGACAAACAACAGTTTGCTACTGTTTGCTAAAATATGCAGCTATGGATTTCTGTGTACAATTTGTCAGTAAAGATCAATCTCAATGGCTTGTATAGAGATGCAGAGGCTTCATAGATAGACTAACAATAAATAAACTGCTGTGTTGGATTTCCTGAGGCTATAAGTGTATTAGACCAAATTGTGTCCCACTAGAGTTCCAGGCCAGTTTCATTATTTTGGAAAAGAAAAAGATGTTTTCTTTGTTATCAAGCAGACTGAAACAAGGTGTAGTCGTATTGATTTAATTACAAGAGtcttaatacaattaaaaatggAGAAATCATTTCTGTCGGGAATCAAGAAATGATGGACGCCTGTTTCTGCATGCTTTTCACtgtaattgcaagtttatatcttgcaattgtggaagcttgtttccgccattaaataaaaaaattaaaaaggtaattgtgactttttataataaaaatataatgtcagaattacgagatataaagtcagaattgcgagtttaaagtcagaattgttataaagtcagaattttgttataaagtcagaattgcataaagtcagaattgcgtgatataaagtcagaattgtgagttataaagtcagaattgcaagatataaactcacaattgacttttttcttgcaattacgagtttgcaactcacaattctgacttaatttcacacaattgcaagatttaaactcacagttgagtgttacaaagtcagaactgtgactTTATAAAACAACTGTGAGTTAAaacctcgcaattctgacctcaTAACACAATTTTGAgcttaaatctcacaattctaagaaattctttatttttttatt includes the following:
- the plac8l1 gene encoding PLAC8-like protein 1, yielding MDSPGGKDAETNLTGSATMELPVLTQPGLGETTTTVTTITQTGGDWSTGLFDVCGDTSTFLMGAFVPCCLDLSLAHQYGECVCLPMLPGSTFAMRVGIRERFKIRGSVCEDWTTVYCCYPLALCQMIREMKKRLKTQIYTVSTVLESS